One genomic window of Motacilla alba alba isolate MOTALB_02 chromosome 1, Motacilla_alba_V1.0_pri, whole genome shotgun sequence includes the following:
- the FUT4 gene encoding alpha-(1,3)-fucosyltransferase 4 has product MEAAPRRCRGCFWRRWRRRLRGRRWALAAGLLGAAAAALALYSALPEPARADGEAVTVLLWWEPFGRPRRLPDCRRRYNISGCRLSADRSRLGEAQAVLFHHRDLVRHGAEGLPRGSPPRPPRQRWVWMNFESPSHSPGLRGLAGVFNWTMSYRRDSDVFVPYGYLYVPPAPRPFVLPRKTRLVAWVISNWNEEHARVRYYRQLKEHLPIDVYGARGLALAEGGLVETVSAYKFYLAFENSQHTDYITEKLWRNAFSASAVPVVLGPRRANYERFIPPDSFIHVDDFPSPRLLATYLKFLDKNKPNYRRYFAWRKKYEVHVTSFWDEHFCKVCEAVRIAGNQIKTVQNLASWFES; this is encoded by the coding sequence atggaggcggccccgcggcgctgccgcggTTGCTTCTGGCGGCgctggcggcggcggctgcgcgGGCGGCGGTGGGCGCTGGCGGCCGGGCTGctgggcgccgccgccgccgcgctcgcCCTGTACTCGGCGCTGCCCGAGCCGGCCCGGGCGGACGGCGAGGCGGTGACCgtgctgctgtggtgggagcCCTTCGGCCGCCCGCGGCGCTTGCCCGACTGCCGGCGGCGCTACAACATCAGCGGCTGCCGCCTCAGCGCCGACCGCAGCCGGCTCGGCGAGGCGCAGGCGGTGCTGTTCCACCACCGCGACCTGGTGCGGCACGGCGCCGAGGGGCTGCCCCGAGGGTCCCCGCCGCGGCCCCCGCGCCAGCGCTGGGTGTGGATGAACTTCGAGTCGCCGTCGCACTCGCCCGGGCTGCGGGGGCTCGCCGGGGTCTTCAACTGGACCATGTCCTACCGCCGCGACTCCGACGTGTTCGTGCCCTACGGGTACCTCTACGTCCCGCCGGCGCCCCGGCCCTTCGTCCTGCCCCGCAAGACGCGGCTGGTGGCCTGGGTCATCAGCAACTGGAACGAGGAGCACGCCCGGGTGCGCTACTACCGCCAGCTGAAGGAGCACCTGCCCATCGACGTGTACGGGGCGCGGGGGCTGGCGCTGGCCGAGGGCGGCCTGGTGGAGACCGTCTCAGCCTACAAGTTCTACCTGGCCTTCGAGAACTCCCAGCACACCGACTACATCACCGAGAAGCTCTGGAGGAACGCTTTCTCCGCCAGCGCCGTGCCCGTCGTCCTGGGACCCCGCAGGGCCAACTACGAGCGCTTCATCCCCCCCGATTCCTTCATCCACGTTGACGACTTCCCCAGCCCGCGGCTGCTGGCCACCTACCTGAAATTCCTCgataaaaacaaacccaactaCAGGCGGTACTTTGCCTGGAGGAAGAAGTACGAAGTCCACGTCACCTCGTTTTGGGATGAGCATTTCTGCAAGGTCTGCGAGGCTGTTAGGATAGCTGGGAATCAAATCAAGACTGTTCAGAATCTGGCCAGCTGGTTTGAAAGCTGA
- the ANKRD49 gene encoding ankyrin repeat domain-containing protein 49, whose translation MNKDKQADEDDDDSELFEDFTEHFNQLELLETHRHLIPVGTQSCWSGQSDDDDDEQERTEEWYEMQEKKMEKHPEKLLLWAAENNRLSTVKRLLTEKLAPVNARDEDQYTPLHRAAYSGHLDVAHELVAQGADVHAQTVDGWTPLHSACKWNNTRVAAFLLQQGADINAQTNGLLTPLHIAAGNKNSRETLELLLMNRYVKPDLKNNLDETALDIARRTDIYHYLFEIVEDCINTVSP comes from the exons ATGAATAAAGACAAGCAAGCCGATGAAGACGATGATGACAGCGAGCTGTTTGAAGACTTCACAGAGCATTTTAACCAACTTGAACTGCTGGAGACGCACAGGCATTTGATTCCCGTAGGAACTCAGAGCTGTTGGTCAGGACAgtctgatgatgatgatgatgagcaAGAAAGAACGGAGGAATGGTACgaaatgcaagaaaagaaaatggaaaaacatcCAGAGAAATTGCTACTCTGGGCAGCTGAAAACAATCGG cTGAGCACCGTGAAGAGGCTCCTGACGGAAAAGCTGGCTCCAGTGAACGCTCGTGATGAAGATCAATACACTCCTCTCCACCGAGCTGCCTACAGCGGGCACTTGGATGTTGCACACGAGCTGGTGGCCCAAGGGGCCGACGTCCACGCGCAGACCGTGGACGGCTGGACGCCCCTGCACAGCGCCTGCAAGTGGAACAACACCAGAGTGGCCGCGTTCCTGCTTCAGCAGGGTGCAGATATCAACGCGCAGACAAATGGTCTGCTGACACCCTTGCACATTGCTGCAGGGAACAAAAACAGCAGGGAAACCCTTGAGCTCCTGCTGATGAATCGCTATGTGAAGCCAGACTTGAAAAACAACTTGGATGAAACTGCCCTTGACATTGCAAGGAGGACTGATATATATCACTACCTTTTTGAGATAGTAGAAGACTGCATAAACACAGTGTCCCCATAA